Genomic segment of Nostoc sp. TCL240-02:
GGTAAGGCTAAACCAGAGGTTTCAATCAAAATGCAGTCAATACTATCTCGCCGCTTGATTAACTCTTGCATCGTCGGGTAAAACTCTTCCTGCACGGTGCAACACAAACAGCCGTTAGTTAATTCAAAAATATTAGTGTCGCCCTCAGCATCTTCGGGGCAAATTTGACAAGATTTTAACAATTCGCCATCAATACCAAGTTCGCCAAATTCATTGACTAAAATGGCAATGCGACGACCTTGGTTGTTTTGTAGCAGGTGGCGAATTAGGCTGGTTTTTCCACTACCTAAGAAGCCTGTAATCACTGTGACAGGAATTTTCGTAGCCATATTTTTGCCTGATTTACTCAGTATGAGAAGTTTTACAAGTTACAAACTTAAATACTGAGATTAAGCTTGGTTTGAAGATTGACTTAGTTATTTTAAGCTGAAAGTCTATAGTTAGCCTGAAAATATCTTCAAAATAAGAATCAACGGCAGTTTTTCGGGAAGCGCTACAAAGTGAAAGAATCGCTATGAATAAAAGTTGGGTTTTGGCAGTTCATCATTTAACGCCCACTTTCCTATATCTTGGATTTTGTAATCTACTGGATCGTGCAGAGTGAACGTGCGGAGATTACGCCAATAACGGTCAAAGCCATATTTTGCACTAGTAGCGCGTGCGCCCATAACTTCAAATATCCGGTTGGTAATGTCTAAACCGACTTTAGTAGCAAAAACTTTGGCAGTAGCAACCAAAAGCGCACATTCTCCGCGTTGTTCAGAGGTAAGTGACCATTCCTGCTCCCAAGCTGCTTGTAGTAATTCTCCCGCCTGTTCAGTTAGATACACTGCTGCTTGGAGATCAACCCAGATTTTGCCATAGTGCTGAAGGATGTAAGGATCTTGGGTTGCACTCTCTACACCTGATGTCAGCCAAGGTTTGGTATTAGTGGAAGTATATGTTTTAGCAGCTTCAAATGCTCCCTGTGCAATTCCCAGGTAGATATTAGCAAGATTCAATTGAGTTAAGCAGGTGCGAATAGTTTTGAAAGGTTGGCTGGGTTTGTCTCTACTACCAAGAATTTCTTCATGGTATACCAACACATTCTCAAAAGTAACACTACCACTATCTGTTTGGCGTTGCCCCATATTATTCCAATCATGATGAACTGTAACGCCTTGCCGTTGAGTGGGAATTGCCAGAATATTCAATTCACCAGTTTCTTGATGAATCGCACCGATTGGCAATATATCTGAATCTTGAGAGCCAGAGCAAAAGCTTTTAATCCCATTCAGACGGAAATAATCATTTTCTGCTGTCAAAGTAGTTCTTTTATCCAAAGGGTTGAGGGCATTGCACCAAAACCAATTGTTGTGAATAGTTTCTGAATAATATCGCTGTTTCTGCTCTGCCGAACCAAAGATATGAGGAATAACTACACCTAAATGGTGGTAAGAAAAGACGTGAGCAATAGAACTATCAACCTTGGCAAACTCGCGGGTAATTTGCAGAACAGTAATCCAGCTTTGCCCTAAACCACCGTACTCTTTAGGTATAATTAGTCTCAATAAGTTGCTTTGACGCAAGCGATCGCGTTCATGCTTTGGCGTTCCCCCTTGGGCATCCCGCTCTACAGCAGTTTGGGCAAATTCCTTTGCTAAAGACTTAGCTAAATCAAGATAATTTTGAGATTCTTCAGTTTCGATTAATTGCATATTTTGCAACTTCTCCTGCTAACCTTCTGTGAGGAGCAACTATAAATTTG
This window contains:
- a CDS encoding acyl-CoA dehydrogenase family protein; amino-acid sequence: MQLIETEESQNYLDLAKSLAKEFAQTAVERDAQGGTPKHERDRLRQSNLLRLIIPKEYGGLGQSWITVLQITREFAKVDSSIAHVFSYHHLGVVIPHIFGSAEQKQRYYSETIHNNWFWCNALNPLDKRTTLTAENDYFRLNGIKSFCSGSQDSDILPIGAIHQETGELNILAIPTQRQGVTVHHDWNNMGQRQTDSGSVTFENVLVYHEEILGSRDKPSQPFKTIRTCLTQLNLANIYLGIAQGAFEAAKTYTSTNTKPWLTSGVESATQDPYILQHYGKIWVDLQAAVYLTEQAGELLQAAWEQEWSLTSEQRGECALLVATAKVFATKVGLDITNRIFEVMGARATSAKYGFDRYWRNLRTFTLHDPVDYKIQDIGKWALNDELPKPNFYS